A genomic region of Raphanus sativus cultivar WK10039 chromosome 6, ASM80110v3, whole genome shotgun sequence contains the following coding sequences:
- the LOC108810780 gene encoding RING-H2 finger protein ATL56, whose protein sequence is MPPTNDNRISGEPPYNSASTPPPKPKTRILSILLVGVIMLSIFFLFLLLIGIASVLLLPFLLSSLHRHLRRRRRNRRHVSSDGLSSRFVKKLPQFKFYEPTTRFGSVCVVCLDGFRQGQWCRNLPGCGHVFHRKCVDTWLVKAATCPVCRARVRLREEDEQQGLLRCFGHRRVVC, encoded by the coding sequence ATGCCTCCGACCAATGATAACAGAATCTCCGGCGAGCCACCGTATAACTCGGCGTCTACACCACCGCCAAAGCCGAAAACAAGAATTCTCTCTATACTCCTCGTAGGCGTTATCATGTTATCAatattctttctctttctcctccTTATTGGCATCGCATCTGTTCTTCTTCTCCCTttcctcctctcctctctccaTCGCCACCTACGACGTCGCCGACGTAACCGCCGACACGTATCCTCAGATGGGTTATCTTCAAGATTCGTTAAAAAGCTTCCACAGTTCAAATTCTACGAACCCACCACACGGTTCGGAAGCGTTTGCGTGGTTTGTCTTGATGGGTTCAGACAGGGACAATGGTGTCGGAACCTTCCCGGCTGCGGACACGTGTTCCATCGGAAGTGTGTGGACACTTGGTTGGTCAAAGCCGCAACTTGTCCTGTCTGCAGAGCTAGGGTTAGATTGAGAGAGGAAGATGAACAACAAGGATTGTTGAGATGTTTTGGTCATAGAAGAGTAGTGTGTTAG
- the LOC130495666 gene encoding uncharacterized protein LOC130495666, whose protein sequence is MDGHEPVMERQATKEVIQIGKRSKVRSKVRKLYVPKHLRREANKVELDGFHKRVKRVPKGMTFEEAYYRYRLGNFFRESRETEKDIEILFNNVCRKPKRTLKKEQDLGTFLIPCSIHSYDLPNAIYDTRSAVSIMAIDTAEVLGFKMEPSKDSFTFVDNSKAKSAGMVRNVKVEIGECTIPVDFHVVEFKSDNTSSLLFGRAFLATVGAVCDLKKNKICLTNVDETIFYDIVEKKKSEEFISCIEMFEDPAPTTNAIREPAKPGPASIDIQFSTSVDSLSQESIDKGP, encoded by the coding sequence ATGGACGGACATGAACCTGTCATGGAACGGCAGGCAACAAAAGAAGTGATTCAGATTGGGAAGAGGTCGAAAGTTAGGTCGAAAGTTAGGAAACTCTATGTTCCCAAACACCTGAGGAGAGAAGCTAACAAAGTTGAACTTGATGGATTTCACAAGAGGGTGAAGAGAGTTCCTAAGGGTATGACTTTTGAGGAAGCCTATTATAGGTACAGACTTGGTAATTTCTTCAGAGAGAGCAGAGAGACAGAAAAGGACATTGAGATATTATTCAACAATGTCTGCCGTAAGCCTAAGAGGACTCTAAAGAAGGAACAAGATCTTGGAACGTTTCTGATTCCATGCTCTATACATAGCTACGATTTACCAAACGCCATCTACGATACTAGATCTGCAGTCAGCATCATGGCTATAGATACTGCTGAAGTATTAGGATTTAAGATGGAACCTTCAAAAGATAGTTTCACTTTTGTGGATAACTCCAAAGCAAAATCAGCAGGCATGGTCAGGAATGTTAAGGTGGAGATAGGGGAATGCACTATTCCTGTGGACTTTCATGTCGTGGAGTTCAAATCAGACAATACATCTTCCCTTCTTTTTGGAAGAGCCTTCTTGGCTACAGTAGGGGCAGTTTGTGATCTTAAGAAGAATAAGATTTGTCTGACTAATGTTGATGAAACTATCTTCTATGATattgtggagaagaagaaaagtgaagAGTTTATTTCATGCATAGAGATGTTTGAAGATCCAGCGCCTACAACAAATGCAATTCGCGAGCCTGCAAAACCAGGaccagcatcgatcgacattcagTTTTCAACATCGGTCGACAGTCTGTCTCAAGAATCGATCGATAAGGGACCTTAA
- the LOC108810648 gene encoding uncharacterized protein LOC108810648, with translation MASFLNVLREVVGILNESRKLFLKNKKLMFCVLVFPIFLNGVVYLFNVYAIKPEITSLIQESSLLPMMDPSTPEYLAHLMKVFEDFRQFVVYSYIFAAVCSIFNLLSVIIIVHASALTYKEDNVKIKEFPALPLKSLKGPLVTYFYIALFTLGYWFIFLIILFPLLLLSTNFGSLAAKSGALFVLFSVFESYLAIVWYLSLVISILEETYGIEALGKAAKIVKGMKPKLFILNLFFGLLSFGFAQIVRRVDLKRSLAVTLTTGLVLMSLIAAVRMFQLVTYTVAYFQCKSLQGKDVESLRDVEYTKLTSTALIGALP, from the coding sequence aTGGCTTCGTTCTTGAATGTTCTAAGGGAGGTTGTGGGTATCTTGAATGAATCTCGCAAACTCTTTCTCAAGAACAAGAAGTTGATGTTCTGTGTCTTGGTATTCCCTATATTTCTCAATGGTGTAGTTTACTTGTTCAACGTCTATGCCATCAAACCCGAGATAACAAGCTTGATTCAAGAATCTAGTTTGTTACCTATGATGGATCCAAGCACCCCTGAATACTTAGCCCATCTTATGAAAGTCTTTGAAGATTTTCGACAATTTGTAgtttattcatatatatttgcCGCAGTCTGCTCCATCTTCAACCTTTTATCGGTTATAATCATCGTTCACGCTTCGGCTCTTACTTATAAAGAAGACAACGTCAAGATCAAAGAGTTCCCGGCTCTGCCACTTAAATCTTTGAAGGGACCTCTTGTGACATATTTCTACATTGCTCTCTTCACTCTTGGCTATTGGTTTATCTTTTTGATAATCCTTTTCCCTCTTCTTTTGTTATCTACAAATTTTGGTTCCTTGGCAGCCAAGTCTGGGGCTTTGTTTGTTCTGTTCTCAGTGTTTGAGTCCTATTTAGCTATCGTTTGGTACCTATCTTTGGTCATATCGATCCTCGAAGAAACTTATGGGATCGAAGCTTTGGGGAAAGCTGCAAAGATTGTTAAAGGGATGAAACCGAAACTATTCATATTGAATCTTTTCTTTGGTTTATTGTCCTTTGGTTTTGCTCAGATAGTGAGGCGGGTTGATTTGAAACGTTCGTTGGCAGTTACCTTAACCACCGGTTTGGTTCTTATGAGTTTGATCGCTGCAGTGAGGATGTTTCAGCTTGTGACCTACACTGTTGCCTATTTCCAATGTAAGAGCCTCCAAGGCAAGGACGTTGAGTCGCTGAGGGATGTTGAATATACGAAACTAACCTCCACTGCGCTCATAGGAGCATTGCCTTGA
- the LOC108836085 gene encoding EG45-like domain containing protein 2, with protein sequence MISMVLKFVVTVIVFAQILAPIAEAAQGRAVFYDPPYTRSACYGNQYETLVTGVRNDLWQGGRACGRRYRVRCIGPTYNFPGACTGRSVVVKVVDFCREPCNGDLNLSRDAFRVIANTNAGNVRVVYNPI encoded by the exons atgataagtATGGTGCTAAAGTTTGTCGTGACGGTGATAGTGTTCGCCCAAATCTTAGCTCCAATTGCTGAAGCTGCTCAAGGAAGAGCCGTCTTTTACGACCCTCCCTACACTA GGTCTGCTTGTTATGGAAATCAATACGAAACGTTGGTGACTGGAGTCAGGAACGATCTGTGGCAAGGAGGCCGAGCTTGTGGTCGGAGGTACAGAGTTCGATGCATTGGTCCTACATACAACTTTCCAGGAGCGTGCACGGGACGTAGCGTAGTCGTCAAAGTAGTTGATTTCTGCCGGGAGCCTTGTAATGGCGATCTTAATCTCTCTCGTGACGCTTTTAGAGTCATCGCCAATACTAATGCCGGCAACGTCCGCGTCGTATATAATCC GATATGA
- the LOC108805876 gene encoding preprotein translocase subunit SCY1, chloroplastic, whose product MITVSQVSSYSSSNLASLSRINHKHSSRLRSSSLYIPSFSVPTKTRNTCKAKPWKNLGLVINSRSSEASTFDPLGINPKEASGLSSIWETFLSVLSPSLESSSGSKRDKPSSGRGVAAAIEDSSIDFGDFFKGPLPGKFLKLLGFLALSRLGIYIPLGGVNREAFVGNLDQNSLLTTLDTFSGGGIGRLGICSLGIVPFINAQIVFQLLAQVYPKLQDLQKKEGEAGRKKILQYTRYASVGFAIVQAIGQAVYLRPYVNDFSTEWVVSSVTLLTLGSVLTTYIGERISDLKLGNGTSLLIFTSIISYLPASFGRTAAEALQEGNYTGLATIVVSFLLLVLGIVYVQEAERKIPLNYASRYTSKAGGLQKSAYLPFKVNSAGVMPIIFSTSSLALPATLARFTGISALKNVAYGLNPGGSFYLPTNILLIAFFNYYYTFLQLDPDDVSEQLKRQGASIPLVRPGKSTALFIKTVLGRISVLGSAFLAVLAAGPAVVEQITHLTAFRGFAGTSVLILVGCATDTARKVQAEIISQKYKNIEFYELDKYDP is encoded by the exons ATGATAACGGTAAGCCAAGTTTCCTCTTACTCTTCTTCAAACCTTGCTTCTCTGTCTCGTATCAACCACAAACACTCCTCGAGACTCCGAAGCTCTTCTCTGTACATCCCAAGCTTCTCCGTTCCGACCAAAACCAGGAACACTTGTAAAGCCAAACCATGGAAGAATCTCGGTCTTGTTATCAACTCTAGAAG CTCTGAGGCTTCTACTTTTGATCCCTTGGGCATCAACCCAAAAGAAGCTTCTGGTCTGAGTAGCATTTGGGAAACCTTTCTGAGTGTTTTGTCTCCATCACTTGAAAGCTCCTCCGGTAGCAAAAGAGACAAGCCTTCTTCTGGTCGAGGCGTGGCAG CTGCTATTGAAGACAGTTCGATTGACTTTGGAGATTTCTTCAAAGGTCCATTGCCTGGGAAGTTCCTAAAGCTTCTTGGCTTCTTAGCACTCTCTCGCCTTGGAATCTACATACCACTCGGTGGAGTCAACAGAGAAGCCTTTGTCGGCAACTTGGACCAGAACAGCTTGCTGACCACTCTAGATACATTCTCCGGTGGAGGCATTGGTAGACTCGGTATATGCTCTCTCGGTATCGTCCCATTCATCAACGCACAGATCGTGTTTCAGCTTCTTGCTCAAGTCTATCCAAAGCTGCAAGACCTTCAGAAGAAAGAAGGCGAAGCCGGTAGAAAAAAGATCCTTCAGTACACTCGCTACGCTTCGGTAGGGTTTGCTATAGTGCAGGCGATAGGACAAGCGGTTTACCTTCGTCCTTACGTGAATGACTTCAGCACTGAATGGGTTGTTTCCTCTGTCACGTTGTTGACGCTTGGCTCTGTACTCACTACCTATATTGGGGAGAGAATCTCTGATCTGAAACTTGGAAACGGCACTTCGCTTTTGATATTCACGAGTATTATCTCTTACTTGCCTGCATCATTTGGTAGAACAGCTGCAGAGGCTTTACAAGAAGGGAACTATACTGGTCTCGCCACCATTGTTGTTTCATTCCTACTCTTGGTACTTGGAATCGTGTATGTTCAG GAAGCAGAGAGGAAGATTCCACTCAACTATGCCTCCAGATACACCAGCAAAGCAGGTGGGCTTCAGAAGTCTGCTTATCTTCCATTCAAGGTCAACAGTGCTGGAGTGATGCCTATCATATTCTCCACGTCATCTCTTGCTCTTCCGGCGACTCTAGCGCGGTTCACCGGCATATCTGCTCTGAAGAATGTTGCTTATGGTTTGAACCCTGGAG GTTCGTTCTATCTTCCAACCAATATACTTCTCATAGCTTTCTTCAACTACTACTACACTTTCCTGCAACTTGACCCGGACGATGTGAGTGAACAACTGAAACGACAAGGTGCGTCCATCCCTCTTGTCCGGCCTGGTAAAAGCACTGCTCTCTTCATCAAAACC GTTCTTGGACGGATATCTGTGCTTGGATCAGCATTTCTGGCTGTTCTAGCTGCTGGTCCTGCTGTGGTGGAACAGATCACTCACTTGACAGCATTCAGAGGATTTGCTGGAACTTCTGTTCTGATTCTTGTCGGGTGTGCGACAGATACGGCAAGAAAGGTTCAAGCTGAGATCATCTCGCAAAAGTACAAGAACATTGAGTTTTATGAGCTTGACAAGTATGATCCATAA